One part of the Dermacentor andersoni chromosome 2, qqDerAnde1_hic_scaffold, whole genome shotgun sequence genome encodes these proteins:
- the LOC126542672 gene encoding uncharacterized protein: protein MTRRMFLPLVVTAIFLSAKAQDGNECSCVVMLHQEGAELVQLYKECTSIVGSLCTDADFEFCSQFCKKEMSAFTGNLDAMFAPTNVSVGQSLCDMAKKPVTGGLVKLAAFVCDQDVRDVDAQQPQKLCCDKEVRWERCKGGSGSAGTTTAPRRA from the exons ATGACTCGGAGAATGTTCCTGCCGCTGGTCGTCACCGCTATATTTCTGAGCGCCAA GGCTCAGGACGGCAACGAATGTAGCTGCGTCGTGATGCTACATCAGGAGGGTGCCGAGCTGGTCCAACTCTACAAGGAGTGCACCTCCATTGTGGGCAGCTTGTGCACCGATGCCGACTTTGAGTTCTGCAGCCAGTTCTGCAAGAAAGAG ATGTCGGCATTCACAGGCAACCTGGATGCGATGTTTGCACCCACGAACGTGTCGGTTGGCCAGAGCCTGTGCGACATGGCCAAGAAGCCGGTGACCGGTGGGCTCGTCAAGCTGGCTGCCTTCGTGTGCGATCAGGACGTGCGGGATGTTGACGCGCAGCAACCGCAGAAGCTCTGCTGTGACAAGGAGGTGCGCTGGGAGCGCTGCAAAGGCGGCAGCGGCAGTGCGGGGACCACGACCGCACCTCGCCGAGCGTAG